The sequence GTTCGAAGTCATAGACAATGTCAAGTCTCAGGTGGAGAACATTTGTCCAGGCGTCGTATCCTGTGCAGACATTGTTGCAGTGGCAGCACGAGATGCATCTGTTGCAGTAAGTATCATTTCTCATTGATTTTATATTACCCTCACTTGATTAATCTTTATACACCAACTTCatgatgatattaatttaaaattatgaacatGTTTCAAATTAAATAGGTTGGGGGACCAACATGGGCACTGAAGCTTGGAAGAAGAGACTCCACCACTTCAGGCCTCAGCCAAGCTGCAACTAACCTTCCAACCTTTAGAGACGGCCTGGACAGGCTTACTTCCTTGTTCAGTAGCAAAGGTTTAAGTACAAGAGACATGGTTGCTCTTTCAGGTAATTGGAACCCTCAACAGGTCTTACTGAATCACTACTTAGTGTTGGAATTGTAGTCACTTCTCACCCTACACATGGCTGCTAATTATAagtatttaattcattaaaatatgCAGGTTCCCATACAATAGGCCAAGCAAGATGCGTGACCTTCCGCGATAGAATATACGGCAATGGAACTAACATTGATGCTGGCTTTGCTAGCACTCGGAGGCGCCGGTGCCCTGCTGATAATGGGAATGGTGATGATAATCTTGCACCCCTGGATTTGGTGACACCCAATTCTTTCGATAACAATTACTTCAAGAATCTCATTCAAAGAAAAGGCCTCCTTCAATCAGACCAGGTACTTTTTAACGGAGGATCTACCGATAGTATTGTCACGGAGTATAGCAAGAGCCCTTCAACTTTCAGCTCTGATTTTTCATCTGCCATGGTAAAAATGGGAGATATCGAACCTCTCATTGGCTCTGCTGGAGAGATAAGAAAATTCTGCAACGTTATAAACTAATTTTTCCACGAGGTGTTTCATTCAAAATCCAAGTGTCAATATTAATGTTAGTCGACTAActacgttttttttttcctttgtcttCGTTGGTACAGTCAGTCTctgatttttgtattttatagtACATTGTTACTGTTGTTTGTCGGCATTGGGAAAATTCCCTTATTAATTTGTATCAGTCTTCTACTCTAATTGAAATATGAGCATCCATCTGTCGCATATATTAGTAATGCATCCTTATTTTTGGATTGTGCGCATCGTAACGCTTATGCTGACTATACTAATATTGACTGACACTAGAGTCCTTAACTTTCCCTTTACTGCTTTGGCCAACCCAGTTTGGACCACGGGATTGTCTTGTCCTCTTAACTCACCCTGCCCTCGCCTGTCTATTCGAGCATTTGTAAGCAACAGGGCAACGAGGCAATAATGAGAAGGGTTCTTTCTTGCCCCAACAAGCCTGGACTTGGCCTTAGGGTAACCGAGGAGATTGACACACTCCTAAGCATAAATACAAAAACACTGCAATTCCCCCCATTAATTTTACTCCAAGTAAAATTCAAATCGAAAGACAATTAGTAAATTCATAAAATGAGAATTTAAAGTGGAACAATGACGACCAAATTGTTGGGAAGACAAAGTCTTAGACCCCAATTTGAACTGGAAGTAGTTGAGAAATTACACAAAAAGAATGCCTGGTGGCGAACCCAAGGCAACAAAACCAATTGCCTGGTTCTCCCCAAGTTACTAATTTAAAAGGCGACAAGCACCATCTGTTCTTTGTTCTTTGCTGCAACTCACACTCAACCACTTGATGGTGCTTCTCGACGCTCATGCTTCCAATTTATGAAGCCCTGGATGGAGGCAATTTTGGGAATaatattttcacaaatattagacatcaattttcttttctttcttttttttaataagatataaataagttttcaaagtaaaatgttaatgaatattaaaagcatttttttgttGACTATAAATAGgacttataaataaatattaaatgggttaaaaatataaggcaaagttattatttaaattgttcaaattttgaaaattaaatttaagtagTAATAATAAACTCTTTACCCAAAGATTTGCCTAAAGATTTGTTCGTTTTAATTATCTTGTCAAGTATCATTAAAATTAGTTTACTGAAGTTTTCAAGATTGATTattaattaagagaaaatatatatacaagaaaagaaaaagattaaaaaaattataaatttcattttttttagaaaaaaataaaataaatttgaccaTATTATAACGAAAATTTGCCAAATGGTTGAGGTGGAACTTCCTAcaaattcatcatttttcaaaccaaTGGGTCCCATTAATACCTTATCTTGGAATCGAAGCAATGGACAAATTGAGGGTGCCCTTTCTCCTAGGAAGAAGGTGTGTTGTCTTAGAGATAAGGACACAATTGGTGAAGGTGACTCAGGTTTAACTATAAGACCTCAACTAAGTGTTAGGTTTTATGCCTTGGATGCGAAAATTTCTGCACAGTCCACTTTGTTTTCTAAGCAGTTTTCCTAACTTCAATCACATATGGAAAAAGGTTTCTCTCTAATTAATGGAAAAATACTCTACAACATGGATCAACTGCAAGCTCTTGAAGATTTTGTCCACAAGCATTTCTCTTAGTCATGTTTAtagattatcatttttttttggacatCTTACTTTTGTTTTCTGGACACTTTGCATTATTTTGGACAACTCTTAGGTGGCATTTATTTCTTTCTGGGACAAGAAGGGGAGACATTATACATTGATATTACATATTGGATGATGatcataatcatttttattttttatttttgtatatctaTGGATACTTGACATGGTATTGAATCATACTTTTTATCTTTGGACAATCCAAAGAGGGAGATTGTGAGTGTTGTAGTCAAATTGGTAATTCCAGATAAAATACCTAAGTGTCTACTAGTTATGGTTCTCTAAATTCGTTGTCAAACTACTTGACTTATGAAGATCAAGACACTGGATTTGCTAAGAGGCCAAGGTAAGTAGCTGAGTTGTGTTGAATGAATTTGAATCAACCTTATGTTCAAAATATTGATTGTCTTGAACCATTTTAAAAGAGTTATGGAAGcataggaaaaatatttttgctaaGAGTTTTATGTTACCCTGTTTCTCGATCGATCCAAGTGTAAGGGCAAATCGATCCAAATTACTCTTTTTTGTGATCCTTTTCCATCCATTATATTAAGGGTTTCGTAtcctttcaaattaaaatcctTATATTTCTGGATATGAGATAGCAGTAGTCGGTTCTTGTGCTCTTGATTCCCTTCCCTTTTTGAAGTTGTTGTTTTCCAAGAAAATCTCATACAAgtcttcaaacaattttttaatggattttttgaaaagaaaattgggTTGAGTTCTTTGAACATTCATCTCTCAATCATTTTGGGTTTGGgtgaaaacccattttcttcttgatgAAGCTTTAAGCAGAAGGCCGGAAGGACTCCAAGCATGTTTCTGAAGATGAAGACGTGGTGTAGAGGTGTGAAGATGCTTGTCAAGTAGTCCGTGAAGGATTGGAGATTTTGAGCTAGGTAAATCCTTGTACACCTTAATTGCTTTtcatagtggaattttttatcaataagcccatgttttttattttttatctctttggaggttttccacataaatttTGGTGGTCTCATTGTCTCTCATTCTcctcttaatttcattttcagtttCGAGTTATCTTAGACAATTTGGACATCTAAAACTTGGTTGAATGTTGAGGTAAAATAGATATATGAGTTGTCTTTAGGTAAATTGAATGTTGTTTTTGAATATTGTTCATAGGTATATTTGAGATATTATACTCTTgttcttaattaaaaattgttttaaggaatTGTGTTGGGGAGTGTTGGAACATGTGCATGTAACTTGCCTTTTAATCTTGTTGGGGAGTGTTGTTACATACATATTTGCATGTGATCTCTACTTTGTGTTTGGAAGTGTTtgtaaagagaaggaaaaattgtaaaaatcttAAGGTTATATAACTTATGTTGGGAGACCTTTTAAATCGGTCAATAACACCTATTCACCTCCCTCTAAATGTGTTTTATCATTGACATTCACCTTTCGGTTAATTTGATGAACCATGTTTAtatctacagatgagagagaaCAATTCTATTAtgtcatataaaatattataaaagatatataaaattatatacaattattatattttaaaacatctcatattttctcattctttatatttacaTCCTGAACTACAAGTAAATTTGAatccaaatctagattaggcattgattgatttatttttaaatcaaaagcTAAAAACATATGTAGATAGATGGATTCATTCATAGAGATAAAGAAATTTCATATATTCAGATGAATAGatctataataaataaataaataataaagatacGAAATCCTTGGATGTGAGAATTAAACTAACTGGgaaatgtatttatttatttatttattccattATGTTTTGGTGCCATTAATTGAATGGGTGTGGTggagaaaactaaaaaaatgttacaatGCGGCCTTCACTATCGGTGCTATCCGGACTATTGTGGCTGCAGTGCTGCGTGGTGTTGGAGTTGGACTGTTCTGGCTGCAGTTCTACACATGGTGTGGATGGCTGGAATCGGATTTCTGGCATAACAtctatacatttatatttatctgacacatatttataacaaatttagGACAATGGtattaataattcatttttgtagcactgttaaaaaataatattatgtaaAAGTGCATGGTAAGAGACACGTGATGCAGTAATATATGGCCTTTCCGAATGGGTCGTATTTGTCAGCTATGACGCGTCGCCACTGTTCAATTTTGATGGTGAGATGGCCTATGGCCCATGGCCCCATACGCCTATGGCTGGCATAGAAATAGTCAACCGAATTTGACCTTCCACGTGTAGCGTACCAGTAGCTATTGATTCAAAAGACTGGCAAAAGGAAATTAGAATAAGACAAATTGAGGTTTTTACACCCAATTTCATAGCCGAGTAAAAAGTGAACTGTAAGACATAAGACCTATAAATTTTGAAGGTTTTAGTTttagacaaaataaaataatggaataaacaagataataatgataaaaagaaaaataatcggattcaaatttattttatttccttttaccttTTGTCGTCTTTCTTCTTGTAATCTGCTTTCGTTGACATTTTCAACCTTCAAAATGGAGCATGAAATTTAGAAGCAACCCAAGTCAGCGGTTGGGCatttgagaaaggaaagtttcatAAGGTGGGGTACTATGAGGTATAGAACTGTTCAAACATGGTGTCCCTAAAGCTGTTGCTTGTCTCCACTATGATGCCGACTTTGATGAACAGGTCATGCATCGACGCACCTGCTACTATTCCCCATCAACCACTATAAATAAGGTATGAGGCCTTTTCACTTCGGATCAAATCTACTTGCTTAGCAATAGCACACAGAAAGAAACAGACCGTCTTTTCTAGGGGTTTAGAGATATTGTGAAACAGTCTCATAGAGATCTCCATTCCTCCTCTTGCACAATCAACAGCTAAGACTAAGAGGGAAAATGGGCTTGGCAGCTGGGAGCTCAAGGTGGCCTTCCTGTGTTTCTCATGCATTTATTCTTGTTGCTGGGTTATTGATTCTCTCAAacatgccatgtgaagctcagCTTTCTTCGTCATTCTATGATAATACCTGTCCAAGTGCACTCAGTACCATCCGGACAGCCATAAGGACTGCGGTATCCCGCGAGCGTAGAATGGCAGCATCTCTGATTCGTCTCCATTTCCATGACTGCTTTGTTCAGGTATTCATTAATTCCTATGTTTCCAACTCTATTTGATTTGGTcagaaaattttttttcttggtgaaGAAAGTTATTAAATCTTTGGATTAATTATATTTCAGGGCTGTGATGCATCAATCTTGCTTGATGATTCCCCCACCATTCAAAGTGAGAAAAATGCACCTAACAATAACAATTCAGTTAGAGGGTTCGAAGTCATAGACAATGTCAAGTCTCAGGTGGAGAACATTTGTCCAGGCGTCGTATCCTGTGCAGACATTGTTGCAGTGGCAGCACGAGATGCATCTGTTGCAGTAAGTATCATTTCTCATTGATTTTATATTACCCTCACTTGATTAATCTTTATACACCAACTTCatgatgatattaatttaaaattatgaacatGTTTCAAATTAAATAGGTTGGGGGACCAACATGGGCACTGAAGCTTGGAAGAAGAGACTCCACCACTTCAGGCCTCAGCCAAGCTGCAACTAACCTTCCAACCTTTAGAGACGGCCTGGACAGGCTTACTTCCTTGTTCAGTAGCAAAGGTTTAAGTACAAGAGACATGGTTGCTCTTTCAGGTAATTGGAACCCTCAACAGGTCTTACTGAATCACTACTTAGTGTTGGAATTGTAGTCACTTCTCACCCTACACATGGCTGCTAATTATAAgcatttaattcattaaaatatgCAGGTTCCCATACAATAGGCCAAGCAAGATGCGTGACCTTCCGCGATAGAATATACGGCAATGGAACTAACATTGATGCTGGCTTTGCTAGCACTCGGAGGCGCCGGTGCCCTGCTGATAATGGGAATGGTGATGATAATCTTGCACCCCTGGATTTGGTGACACCCAATTCTTTCGATAACAATTACTTCAAGAATCTCATTCAAAGAAAAGGCCTCCTTCAATCAGACCAGGTACTTTTTAACGGAGGATCTACCGATAGTATTGTCACGGAGTATAGCAAGAGCCCTTCAACTTTCAGCTCTGACTTTTCATCTGCCATGGTAAAAATGGGAGATATCGAACCTCTCATTGGCTCTGCTGGAGAGATAAGAAAATTCTGCAACGTTATAAACTAATTTTTCCACGAGGTGTTTCATTCAAAATCCAAGTATCAATATTAATCTGAGTCGACTAActacgttttttttttcctttgtcttCGTTGGTACAGTCAGTCTctgatttttgtattttatagtACATTGTTACTGTTGTTTGTCGGCATTGGGAAAATTCCCTTATTAATTTGTATCAGTCTTCCACTCTAATTGAAATATGACCATCCATCTGTTGCATATATTAGTAACGCGTCCTTATTTTTGGATTGTGCGGATCGTAACGCTTATGCTGACTATACTAATATCCTTGTCTAAGGAAACAATTAATGCCCTACATCATCTGCAGTGAGTCTCATGCGTGTACTGTGGACCAACGGTCGCACTCATAATGACTGACACTAGAGtcagatttttttataataatacgatagttttaaaaaataattcctaaattatcataatagaaaaattaattctaaatttacCGTAGTTTTGTccaaatagaaaaaaggaaaaaatttgaaagtaaaaaattatctcttcaaaagatgattttaaaaaaatatataaaaaaaaattgtatttccaAGACGCGATTCCAAATTAGAaacaaatgaaatgagaaatcaagggatgattttcaaaaaattaaaaaaatatatatgtgtgtaaaaaaaatatataaaaaaaaaaaatcgtcaaGACACGATctcaaattagaaataaattaaatgagaaatcaagagacgattttcaaaaaattaaaaaaaatatgtgtgTGGGtgttatcacttttttttttttattattctttattctatttatacaataatacaattattaaaaatatatattataaaattaaaaaaaaactattatcaattttatatgaaaattgagtttacaaaaattgttattaatttattaaataattgtttataaaataaataattttgttttgtttaacttttaaattaattttattatataaatttttagattaaaaatattaatttttaagttaaaatttcacagtaaaatgaatttaaaaaaaaaagttaaataattttcattgttcttaatcttcaatttttctttaaattaatgcaattaattataactaataaaattaatttagtttgatatttttttttatttataagataaataatatttatctattttttgtttatgtgaaaaatgattttataaaaaacaaacttgttattaatttattaaataattattttaactctATATTACCTAGTCATTGAAAATGTACTATGGAAccatttaattagaaaaatagaTTTGTTTCTACGTTTATAAGTGATTACCAATAAAGTAAAAGTAGTTGAATTTTATGTTTATGAgttatattttaagaatatttttata is a genomic window of Vitis riparia cultivar Riparia Gloire de Montpellier isolate 1030 chromosome 1, EGFV_Vit.rip_1.0, whole genome shotgun sequence containing:
- the LOC117903917 gene encoding lignin-forming anionic peroxidase-like, whose product is MGLAVGSSRWPSCVSHAFILVAGLLIFSNMPCEAQLSSSFYDNTCPSALSTIRTAIRTAVSRERRMAASLIRLHFHDCFVQGCDASILLDDSPTIQSEKNAPNNNNSVRGFEVIDNVKSQVENICPGVVSCADIVAVAARDASVAVGGPTWALKLGRRDSTTSGLSQAATNLPTFRDGLDRLTSLFSSKGLSTRDMVALSGSHTIGQARCVTFRDRIYGNGTNIDAGFASTRRRRCPADNGNGDDNLAPLDLVTPNSFDNNYFKNLIQRKGLLQSDQVLFNGGSTDSIVTEYSKSPSTFSSDFSSAMVKMGDIEPLIGSAGEIRKFCNVIN
- the LOC117918323 gene encoding lignin-forming anionic peroxidase-like, with protein sequence MGLAAGSSRWPSCVSHAFILVAGLLILSNMPCEAQLSSSFYDNTCPSALSTIRTAIRTAVSRERRMAASLIRLHFHDCFVQGCDASILLDDSPTIQSEKNAPNNNNSVRGFEVIDNVKSQVENICPGVVSCADIVAVAARDASVAVGGPTWALKLGRRDSTTSGLSQAATNLPTFRDGLDRLTSLFSSKGLSTRDMVALSGSHTIGQARCVTFRDRIYGNGTNIDAGFASTRRRRCPADNGNGDDNLAPLDLVTPNSFDNNYFKNLIQRKGLLQSDQVLFNGGSTDSIVTEYSKSPSTFSSDFSSAMVKMGDIEPLIGSAGEIRKFCNVIN